From a region of the Monodelphis domestica isolate mMonDom1 chromosome 8, mMonDom1.pri, whole genome shotgun sequence genome:
- the LOC100018401 gene encoding LOW QUALITY PROTEIN: CBY1-interacting BAR domain-containing protein 1-like (The sequence of the model RefSeq protein was modified relative to this genomic sequence to represent the inferred CDS: substituted 1 base at 1 genomic stop codon): MLRRTLENQGTQTKQLQDAVSNVEKHFGELCQIFAAYVRKTARLRDKADLLVNVIHAYAATEMPNLKHGLKDFADEFAKLQDYRQAEVERLEAKVVEPLKSYGTIVKMKRDDLKATLRAKSREAKQLTQLERTRQRNPSDRHVISQAETELQRATMDATRTSRHLEETIDNFEKQKIKDIKNIFSEFITIEMLFHGKALEVYTAAYQNIQKIDEEEDLEIFRSSLYPPDYXTRLDIVRANSKSPLQKSISIKGISGSGQQIPTTRIRKDHQDDDEEDDELDVTEEEN, encoded by the coding sequence ATGCTGAGGCGGACTCTGGAAAACCAGGGCACCCAGACCAAACAGCTGCAGGATGCGGTCTCCAACGTGGAGAAGCACTTTGGGGAGCTGTGCCAGATCTTCGCGGCGTACGTGCGTAAAACAGCCCGCCTGCGAGACAAAGCTGACCTCCTGGTGAATGTAATCCATGCTTACGCTGCCACCGAGATGCCCAACCTGAAGCACGGTCTGAAGGACTTTGCCGACGAGTTTGCCAAACTTCAGGATTATAGGCAAGCTGAGGTGGAAAGACTTGAAGCCAAAGTAGTTGAACCTTTGAAAAGTTATGGGACTATTGTGAAAATGAAACGGGATGATCTCAAAGCAACTTTAAGAGCAAAGAGTCGAGAAGCTAAGCAGTTAACTCAACTAGAAAGGACGCGTCAACGGAATCCATCAGATCGGCATGTCATATCACAGGCAGAAACAGAATTGCAGAGAGCCACAATGGATGCCACCCGAACAAGTCGGCACCTGGAAGAAACAATTGACaattttgaaaagcaaaaaatcaaggacataaagaatatattttcagAATTTATAACGATTGAAATGCTGTTCCACGGTAAAGCTTTAGAAGTCTACACTGCTGCCTACCAAAATATACAGAAGATCGACGAAGAAGAAGATCTAGAGATTTTTCGGAGCTCTCTCTATCCACCTGACTATTGAACTCGTTTAGATATTGTTCGAGCAAATTCAAAATCTCCTCTTCAGAAATCCATTTCTATCAAGGGTATATCCGGATCAGGACAGCAGATTCCTACCACTCGGATAAGAAAAGATCACCAAGatgatgatgaagaggatgatgaATTGGAcgttacagaggaagaaaattaa